The following proteins are co-located in the Microplitis demolitor isolate Queensland-Clemson2020A chromosome 3, iyMicDemo2.1a, whole genome shotgun sequence genome:
- the LOC103576525 gene encoding uncharacterized protein LOC103576525 isoform X1: protein MFLESTWTWLAERWGNMADLAERVDDLICSFDSSGDTTMDTLSMLIFGWMLFGLIVLCIGKYIYNNFVLNDKLSTTSSVGASGHVGGTSSSVPSTTSAKDGHPGFHGIGESVVSAGNFASKLLTQEKPIKVAMAKSAAASAANLTSSSGASSGIGVIGIGGAGAGAGGSSGGGGGYVPPTPPTRKRLTRKTSGPLISPARSSRALHLPAATGADAEAVRWVNELVIWLHSDLVILNELLAVWVTSLNEFVASSVDEHGVGVEFVRVLPETQSPSFSNIFCECDSKDDVTITCDCEATPALQLKAFRQKGDKVEVSHYRVNVNRFRARLNVVCITEKLLLDLKCDGWPEVKVSLAAVGTIKKDLDESQLQEVVTEIVVGALRGTNVHLNLSKYPTCPRLWREPPPQSGFPLPLHYDSMSHSTGPTGQQKYIPGERRLLVKVVKASDLGGQQGCFEPYCVVEVDDPPQKHQTSVKKNTVSPIWDEAFLFDVSQNTFEVLLEIYDHANKSNRFLGLGIVGIEELLINPSQRQIIPLQARPYEQDEVTGTLTVEFVFIEGAEVPQIGNKPFKVKEAIKPPTPTRTYNQTNLLSNNSLNYNNGNSTLILYDTTATQSTGGLSFISDFLTNGTTGESPYRTGQSNGNKGTLIVHSQQRPPERQIVKVTLSEDGSWQEISPEHANRDMSATSGLESTPNSSNSDSLRERGRTRRKRRDFFGTIKKRLNRSRNRSRSAGPEGDTNHEDAHSRSISADRARDPGSALLSVPGKEEHSRRSSLSEASAISGTSTRTYVNEASTLVLETLENGVKKHYLVPLSLAQKSKWRKKGTKLHIFNDHTFIAKHMPGGTVCEVCKRTLARRLGKQGYECRDCLMKCHKHCHVKVESLCSTSTIQSIELSYVQTPKFERRFSTRRC from the exons ATGTTTTTGGAATCTACTTGGACTTGGTTGGCAGAACGATGGGGCAATATGGCCGACTTGGCCGAGCGGGTGGACGATCTGATATGCAGTTTCGACTCGTCTGGTGACACGACGATGGATACACTGTCGATGTTAATATTCGGGTGGATGCTATTCGGTCTGATTGTTCTGTGTATcggtaaatatatttacaataactTTGTACTGAATGACAAATTAAGTACGACCTCGAGTGTTGGTGCTAGTGGTCATGTGGGTGGAACCTCGTCATCAGTACCATCAACCACCAGTGCTAAAGATGGACACCCGGGTTTTCATGGTATCGGTGAAAGTGTCGTATCTGCTGGCAACTTTGCCAGTAAACTTCTTACCCAAGAAAAACCAATTAAAGTGGCAATGGCTAAATCGGCAGCAGCATCTGCTGCTAATTTAACATCAAGTAGTGGTGCTAGTAGTGGGATCGGTGTAATTGGTATTGGTGGTGCGGGTGCTGGTGCTGGTGGTAGTTCTGGGGGTGGAGGTGGATATGTACCGCCGACACCGCCTACACGAAAACGTCTTACGAGAAAAACATCGGGCCCACTGATAAGCCCAGCAAGGAGCTCTCGTGCCCTTCATCTGCCGGCCGCGACCGGCGCTGACGCCGAGGCCGTCCGATGGGTCAACGAGCTTGTCATTTGGCTGCACTCTGACCTGGTGATACTCAATGAATTACTTGCTGTTTGGGTTACTTCACTCAACGAGTTCGTCGCCAGCTCCGTCGATGAG CATGGAGTTGGAGTCGAATTCGTACGAGTCCTTCCGGAAACTCAGTCTCCgagtttttcaaatattttttgcgaGTGCGATTCTAAGGATGACGTa acAATAACATGCGATTGTGAAGCAACACCCGCTTTGCAATTGAAAGCTTTCCGTCAAAAAGGAGATAAAGTTGAGGTCAGTCATTATCGCGTCAATGTTAACCGCTTCCGTGCGCGTCTTAATGTTGTTTGCATCACGGAAAAATTGCTGTTGGATTTAAAATGTGATGGATGGCCTGAG GTCAAGGTTTCATTGGCGGCTGTCGGCACGATAAAAAAGGATTTAGATGAGAGCCAGTTGCAGGAAGTTGTGACGGAAATAGTCGTCGGTGCTCTCAGAGGTACCAACGTACATTTGAATTTGTCAAAGTATCCAACTTGCCCGAGACTATGGCGGGAACCCCCGCCGCAAAGTGGATTCCCACTCCCGCTCCATTACGACAGTATG TCCCATTCAACTGGACCGACTGGACAGCAGAAGTATATTCCAGGCGAAAGACGTTTGTTAGTTAAAGTTGTAAAAGCGAGTGATTTAGGTGGCCAGCAAGGTTGTTTTGAGCCTTATTGCGTTGTAGAAGTAGATGATCCACCTCAGAAACACCAAacttctgttaaaaaaaatactgtcagTCCTATTTGGGACGAAGCCTTTCTATT tgaTGTCAgtcaaaatacttttgaagTATTGCTGGAGATTTATGACCACGCGAACAAAAGTAATAGATTTCTGGGCTTAGGTATTGTGGGTATTGaagaattgttaattaatccAAGTCAAAGACAAATAATTCCATTACAAGCGCGGCCTTATGAACAAGATGAAGTTACTGGAACTCTTACCGTTGAG TTTGTATTTATTGAGGGAGCAGAAGTGCCGCAAATAGGAAATAAACCATTTAAAGTTAAGGAAGCAATAAAACCACCGACTCCAACGCGCACATACAATCAAACGAATCTACTCAGCAATAATAGTCTTAATTATAACAATGGTAACAGCACTCTTATCTTGTACGACACTACTGCTACTCAGTCGACCGGGG gattatcatttatttcagaCTTCCTAACGAACGGTACGACTGGCGAGTCGCCGTACAGAACTGGCCAATCAAATGGCAATAAAGGTACTCTGATTGTACACAGCCAACAGAGG CCGCCAGAACGGCAAATCGTTAag GTGACACTTTCTGAGGACGGAAGCTGGCAAGAAATCTCACCAGAG cacgCCAATAGAGATATGAGCGCAACTTCCGGTCTCGAAAGTACTCCTAATTCATCAAATTCTGATAGTCTACGag AACGGGGTAGAACAAGAAGGAAACGTCGAGACTTTTTCGGTACAATTAAAAAACGTTTGAATAGATCTCGAAACAGAAGTCGATCAGCTGGTCCTGAAGGAGATACTAATCACGAAGACGCCCATTCAAGATCAATATCCGCTGATAGAGCGCGTGATCCCGGATCCG cTTTGCTATCTGTACCAGGAAAAGAAGAACACTCAAGACGATCGAGTCTCAGTGAAGCTTCTGCCATCAGCGGAACTTCTACGAGGACTTATGTCAATGAAGCTTCAACTTTAGTACTAGAAACTCTTGAGAATGgagttaaaaa acaCTACCTCGTACCATTGTCACTAGCACAAAAGAGTAAATGGAGAAAAAAAGGCactaaattacatatattcaaCGATCATACTTTCATTGCGAAACATATGCCAGG aGGTACTGTTTGCGAAGTATGCAAAAGAACATTAGCCCGAAGACTGGGCAAACAGGGTTACGAATGTAGAGACTGTTTAATGAAGTGCCATAAACATTGTCACGTTAAAGTCGAGTCATTGTGTTCTACATCAACGATACAGAGTATTGAATT ATCCTACGTCCAGACACCGAAATTCGAGCGAAGATTTTCAACTCGTCGATGTTAA
- the LOC103576525 gene encoding uncharacterized protein LOC103576525 isoform X5, whose amino-acid sequence MFLESTWTWLAERWGNMADLAERVDDLICSFDSSGDTTMDTLSMLIFGWMLFGLIVLCIGKYIYNNFVLNDKLSTTSSVGASGHVGGTSSSVPSTTSAKDGHPGFHGIGESVVSAGNFASKLLTQEKPIKVAMAKSAAASAANLTSSSGASSGIGVIGIGGAGAGAGGSSGGGGGYVPPTPPTRKRLTRKTSGPLISPARSSRALHLPAATGADAEAVRWVNELVIWLHSDLVILNELLAVWVTSLNEFVASSVDEHGVGVEFVRVLPETQSPSFSNIFCECDSKDDVTITCDCEATPALQLKAFRQKGDKVEVSHYRVNVNRFRARLNVVCITEKLLLDLKCDGWPEVKVSLAAVGTIKKDLDESQLQEVVTEIVVGALRGTNVHLNLSKYPTCPRLWREPPPQSGFPLPLHYDSMSHSTGPTGQQKYIPGERRLLVKVVKASDLGGQQGCFEPYCVVEVDDPPQKHQTSVKKNTVSPIWDEAFLFDVSQNTFEVLLEIYDHANKSNRFLGLGIVGIEELLINPSQRQIIPLQARPYEQDEVTGTLTVEFVFIEGAEVPQIGNKPFKVKEAIKPPTPTRTYNQTNLLSNNSLNYNNDFLTNGTTGESPYRTGQSNGNKGTLIVHSQQRPPERQIVKVTLSEDGSWQEISPEHANRDMSATSGLESTPNSSNSDSLRERGRTRRKRRDFFGTIKKRLNRSRNRSRSAGPEGDTNHEDAHSRSISADRARDPGSALLSVPGKEEHSRRSSLSEASAISGTSTRTYVNEASTLVLETLENGVKKHYLVPLSLAQKSKWRKKGTKLHIFNDHTFIAKHMPGGTVCEVCKRTLARRLGKQGYECRDCLMKCHKHCHVKVESLCSTSTIQSIELSYVQTPKFERRFSTRRC is encoded by the exons ATGTTTTTGGAATCTACTTGGACTTGGTTGGCAGAACGATGGGGCAATATGGCCGACTTGGCCGAGCGGGTGGACGATCTGATATGCAGTTTCGACTCGTCTGGTGACACGACGATGGATACACTGTCGATGTTAATATTCGGGTGGATGCTATTCGGTCTGATTGTTCTGTGTATcggtaaatatatttacaataactTTGTACTGAATGACAAATTAAGTACGACCTCGAGTGTTGGTGCTAGTGGTCATGTGGGTGGAACCTCGTCATCAGTACCATCAACCACCAGTGCTAAAGATGGACACCCGGGTTTTCATGGTATCGGTGAAAGTGTCGTATCTGCTGGCAACTTTGCCAGTAAACTTCTTACCCAAGAAAAACCAATTAAAGTGGCAATGGCTAAATCGGCAGCAGCATCTGCTGCTAATTTAACATCAAGTAGTGGTGCTAGTAGTGGGATCGGTGTAATTGGTATTGGTGGTGCGGGTGCTGGTGCTGGTGGTAGTTCTGGGGGTGGAGGTGGATATGTACCGCCGACACCGCCTACACGAAAACGTCTTACGAGAAAAACATCGGGCCCACTGATAAGCCCAGCAAGGAGCTCTCGTGCCCTTCATCTGCCGGCCGCGACCGGCGCTGACGCCGAGGCCGTCCGATGGGTCAACGAGCTTGTCATTTGGCTGCACTCTGACCTGGTGATACTCAATGAATTACTTGCTGTTTGGGTTACTTCACTCAACGAGTTCGTCGCCAGCTCCGTCGATGAG CATGGAGTTGGAGTCGAATTCGTACGAGTCCTTCCGGAAACTCAGTCTCCgagtttttcaaatattttttgcgaGTGCGATTCTAAGGATGACGTa acAATAACATGCGATTGTGAAGCAACACCCGCTTTGCAATTGAAAGCTTTCCGTCAAAAAGGAGATAAAGTTGAGGTCAGTCATTATCGCGTCAATGTTAACCGCTTCCGTGCGCGTCTTAATGTTGTTTGCATCACGGAAAAATTGCTGTTGGATTTAAAATGTGATGGATGGCCTGAG GTCAAGGTTTCATTGGCGGCTGTCGGCACGATAAAAAAGGATTTAGATGAGAGCCAGTTGCAGGAAGTTGTGACGGAAATAGTCGTCGGTGCTCTCAGAGGTACCAACGTACATTTGAATTTGTCAAAGTATCCAACTTGCCCGAGACTATGGCGGGAACCCCCGCCGCAAAGTGGATTCCCACTCCCGCTCCATTACGACAGTATG TCCCATTCAACTGGACCGACTGGACAGCAGAAGTATATTCCAGGCGAAAGACGTTTGTTAGTTAAAGTTGTAAAAGCGAGTGATTTAGGTGGCCAGCAAGGTTGTTTTGAGCCTTATTGCGTTGTAGAAGTAGATGATCCACCTCAGAAACACCAAacttctgttaaaaaaaatactgtcagTCCTATTTGGGACGAAGCCTTTCTATT tgaTGTCAgtcaaaatacttttgaagTATTGCTGGAGATTTATGACCACGCGAACAAAAGTAATAGATTTCTGGGCTTAGGTATTGTGGGTATTGaagaattgttaattaatccAAGTCAAAGACAAATAATTCCATTACAAGCGCGGCCTTATGAACAAGATGAAGTTACTGGAACTCTTACCGTTGAG TTTGTATTTATTGAGGGAGCAGAAGTGCCGCAAATAGGAAATAAACCATTTAAAGTTAAGGAAGCAATAAAACCACCGACTCCAACGCGCACATACAATCAAACGAATCTACTCAGCAATAATAGTCTTAATTATAACAATG aCTTCCTAACGAACGGTACGACTGGCGAGTCGCCGTACAGAACTGGCCAATCAAATGGCAATAAAGGTACTCTGATTGTACACAGCCAACAGAGG CCGCCAGAACGGCAAATCGTTAag GTGACACTTTCTGAGGACGGAAGCTGGCAAGAAATCTCACCAGAG cacgCCAATAGAGATATGAGCGCAACTTCCGGTCTCGAAAGTACTCCTAATTCATCAAATTCTGATAGTCTACGag AACGGGGTAGAACAAGAAGGAAACGTCGAGACTTTTTCGGTACAATTAAAAAACGTTTGAATAGATCTCGAAACAGAAGTCGATCAGCTGGTCCTGAAGGAGATACTAATCACGAAGACGCCCATTCAAGATCAATATCCGCTGATAGAGCGCGTGATCCCGGATCCG cTTTGCTATCTGTACCAGGAAAAGAAGAACACTCAAGACGATCGAGTCTCAGTGAAGCTTCTGCCATCAGCGGAACTTCTACGAGGACTTATGTCAATGAAGCTTCAACTTTAGTACTAGAAACTCTTGAGAATGgagttaaaaa acaCTACCTCGTACCATTGTCACTAGCACAAAAGAGTAAATGGAGAAAAAAAGGCactaaattacatatattcaaCGATCATACTTTCATTGCGAAACATATGCCAGG aGGTACTGTTTGCGAAGTATGCAAAAGAACATTAGCCCGAAGACTGGGCAAACAGGGTTACGAATGTAGAGACTGTTTAATGAAGTGCCATAAACATTGTCACGTTAAAGTCGAGTCATTGTGTTCTACATCAACGATACAGAGTATTGAATT ATCCTACGTCCAGACACCGAAATTCGAGCGAAGATTTTCAACTCGTCGATGTTAA
- the LOC103576525 gene encoding uncharacterized protein LOC103576525 isoform X6, with the protein MFLESTWTWLAERWGNMADLAERVDDLICSFDSSGDTTMDTLSMLIFGWMLFGLIVLCIGKYIYNNFVLNDKLSTTSSVGASGHVGGTSSSVPSTTSAKDGHPGFHGIGESVVSAGNFASKLLTQEKPIKVAMAKSAAASAANLTSSSGASSGIGVIGIGGAGAGAGGSSGGGGGYVPPTPPTRKRLTRKTSGPLISPARSSRALHLPAATGADAEAVRWVNELVIWLHSDLVILNELLAVWVTSLNEFVASSVDEHGVGVEFVRVLPETQSPSFSNIFCECDSKDDVTITCDCEATPALQLKAFRQKGDKVEVSHYRVNVNRFRARLNVVCITEKLLLDLKCDGWPEVKVSLAAVGTIKKDLDESQLQEVVTEIVVGALRGTNVHLNLSKYPTCPRLWREPPPQSGFPLPLHYDSMSHSTGPTGQQKYIPGERRLLVKVVKASDLGGQQGCFEPYCVVEVDDPPQKHQTSVKKNTVSPIWDEAFLFDVSQNTFEVLLEIYDHANKSNRFLGLGIVGIEELLINPSQRQIIPLQARPYEQDEVTGTLTVEFVFIEGAEVPQIGNKPFKVKEAIKPPTPTRTYNQTNLLSNNSLNYNNGNSTLILYDTTATQSTGGLSFISDFLTNGTTGESPYRTGQSNGNKGTLIVHSQQRHANRDMSATSGLESTPNSSNSDSLRERGRTRRKRRDFFGTIKKRLNRSRNRSRSAGPEGDTNHEDAHSRSISADRARDPGSALLSVPGKEEHSRRSSLSEASAISGTSTRTYVNEASTLVLETLENGVKKHYLVPLSLAQKSKWRKKGTKLHIFNDHTFIAKHMPGGTVCEVCKRTLARRLGKQGYECRDCLMKCHKHCHVKVESLCSTSTIQSIELSYVQTPKFERRFSTRRC; encoded by the exons ATGTTTTTGGAATCTACTTGGACTTGGTTGGCAGAACGATGGGGCAATATGGCCGACTTGGCCGAGCGGGTGGACGATCTGATATGCAGTTTCGACTCGTCTGGTGACACGACGATGGATACACTGTCGATGTTAATATTCGGGTGGATGCTATTCGGTCTGATTGTTCTGTGTATcggtaaatatatttacaataactTTGTACTGAATGACAAATTAAGTACGACCTCGAGTGTTGGTGCTAGTGGTCATGTGGGTGGAACCTCGTCATCAGTACCATCAACCACCAGTGCTAAAGATGGACACCCGGGTTTTCATGGTATCGGTGAAAGTGTCGTATCTGCTGGCAACTTTGCCAGTAAACTTCTTACCCAAGAAAAACCAATTAAAGTGGCAATGGCTAAATCGGCAGCAGCATCTGCTGCTAATTTAACATCAAGTAGTGGTGCTAGTAGTGGGATCGGTGTAATTGGTATTGGTGGTGCGGGTGCTGGTGCTGGTGGTAGTTCTGGGGGTGGAGGTGGATATGTACCGCCGACACCGCCTACACGAAAACGTCTTACGAGAAAAACATCGGGCCCACTGATAAGCCCAGCAAGGAGCTCTCGTGCCCTTCATCTGCCGGCCGCGACCGGCGCTGACGCCGAGGCCGTCCGATGGGTCAACGAGCTTGTCATTTGGCTGCACTCTGACCTGGTGATACTCAATGAATTACTTGCTGTTTGGGTTACTTCACTCAACGAGTTCGTCGCCAGCTCCGTCGATGAG CATGGAGTTGGAGTCGAATTCGTACGAGTCCTTCCGGAAACTCAGTCTCCgagtttttcaaatattttttgcgaGTGCGATTCTAAGGATGACGTa acAATAACATGCGATTGTGAAGCAACACCCGCTTTGCAATTGAAAGCTTTCCGTCAAAAAGGAGATAAAGTTGAGGTCAGTCATTATCGCGTCAATGTTAACCGCTTCCGTGCGCGTCTTAATGTTGTTTGCATCACGGAAAAATTGCTGTTGGATTTAAAATGTGATGGATGGCCTGAG GTCAAGGTTTCATTGGCGGCTGTCGGCACGATAAAAAAGGATTTAGATGAGAGCCAGTTGCAGGAAGTTGTGACGGAAATAGTCGTCGGTGCTCTCAGAGGTACCAACGTACATTTGAATTTGTCAAAGTATCCAACTTGCCCGAGACTATGGCGGGAACCCCCGCCGCAAAGTGGATTCCCACTCCCGCTCCATTACGACAGTATG TCCCATTCAACTGGACCGACTGGACAGCAGAAGTATATTCCAGGCGAAAGACGTTTGTTAGTTAAAGTTGTAAAAGCGAGTGATTTAGGTGGCCAGCAAGGTTGTTTTGAGCCTTATTGCGTTGTAGAAGTAGATGATCCACCTCAGAAACACCAAacttctgttaaaaaaaatactgtcagTCCTATTTGGGACGAAGCCTTTCTATT tgaTGTCAgtcaaaatacttttgaagTATTGCTGGAGATTTATGACCACGCGAACAAAAGTAATAGATTTCTGGGCTTAGGTATTGTGGGTATTGaagaattgttaattaatccAAGTCAAAGACAAATAATTCCATTACAAGCGCGGCCTTATGAACAAGATGAAGTTACTGGAACTCTTACCGTTGAG TTTGTATTTATTGAGGGAGCAGAAGTGCCGCAAATAGGAAATAAACCATTTAAAGTTAAGGAAGCAATAAAACCACCGACTCCAACGCGCACATACAATCAAACGAATCTACTCAGCAATAATAGTCTTAATTATAACAATGGTAACAGCACTCTTATCTTGTACGACACTACTGCTACTCAGTCGACCGGGG gattatcatttatttcagaCTTCCTAACGAACGGTACGACTGGCGAGTCGCCGTACAGAACTGGCCAATCAAATGGCAATAAAGGTACTCTGATTGTACACAGCCAACAGAGG cacgCCAATAGAGATATGAGCGCAACTTCCGGTCTCGAAAGTACTCCTAATTCATCAAATTCTGATAGTCTACGag AACGGGGTAGAACAAGAAGGAAACGTCGAGACTTTTTCGGTACAATTAAAAAACGTTTGAATAGATCTCGAAACAGAAGTCGATCAGCTGGTCCTGAAGGAGATACTAATCACGAAGACGCCCATTCAAGATCAATATCCGCTGATAGAGCGCGTGATCCCGGATCCG cTTTGCTATCTGTACCAGGAAAAGAAGAACACTCAAGACGATCGAGTCTCAGTGAAGCTTCTGCCATCAGCGGAACTTCTACGAGGACTTATGTCAATGAAGCTTCAACTTTAGTACTAGAAACTCTTGAGAATGgagttaaaaa acaCTACCTCGTACCATTGTCACTAGCACAAAAGAGTAAATGGAGAAAAAAAGGCactaaattacatatattcaaCGATCATACTTTCATTGCGAAACATATGCCAGG aGGTACTGTTTGCGAAGTATGCAAAAGAACATTAGCCCGAAGACTGGGCAAACAGGGTTACGAATGTAGAGACTGTTTAATGAAGTGCCATAAACATTGTCACGTTAAAGTCGAGTCATTGTGTTCTACATCAACGATACAGAGTATTGAATT ATCCTACGTCCAGACACCGAAATTCGAGCGAAGATTTTCAACTCGTCGATGTTAA
- the LOC103576525 gene encoding uncharacterized protein LOC103576525 isoform X2: MFLESTWTWLAERWGNMADLAERVDDLICSFDSSGDTTMDTLSMLIFGWMLFGLIVLCIGKYIYNNFVLNDKLSTTSSVGASGHVGGTSSSVPSTTSAKDGHPGFHGIGESVVSAGNFASKLLTQEKPIKVAMAKSAAASAANLTSSSGASSGIGVIGIGGAGAGAGGSSGGGGGYVPPTPPTRKRLTRKTSGPLISPARSSRALHLPAATGADAEAVRWVNELVIWLHSDLVILNELLAVWVTSLNEFVASSVDEHGVGVEFVRVLPETQSPSFSNIFCECDSKDDVTITCDCEATPALQLKAFRQKGDKVEVSHYRVNVNRFRARLNVVCITEKLLLDLKCDGWPEVKVSLAAVGTIKKDLDESQLQEVVTEIVVGALRGTNVHLNLSKYPTCPRLWREPPPQSGFPLPLHYDSMSHSTGPTGQQKYIPGERRLLVKVVKASDLGGQQGCFEPYCVVEVDDPPQKHQTSVKKNTVSPIWDEAFLFDVSQNTFEVLLEIYDHANKSNRFLGLGIVGIEELLINPSQRQIIPLQARPYEQDEVTGTLTVEFVFIEGAEVPQIGNKPFKVKEAIKPPTPTRTYNQTNLLSNNSLNYNNGNSTLILYDTTATQSTGDFLTNGTTGESPYRTGQSNGNKGTLIVHSQQRPPERQIVKVTLSEDGSWQEISPEHANRDMSATSGLESTPNSSNSDSLRERGRTRRKRRDFFGTIKKRLNRSRNRSRSAGPEGDTNHEDAHSRSISADRARDPGSALLSVPGKEEHSRRSSLSEASAISGTSTRTYVNEASTLVLETLENGVKKHYLVPLSLAQKSKWRKKGTKLHIFNDHTFIAKHMPGGTVCEVCKRTLARRLGKQGYECRDCLMKCHKHCHVKVESLCSTSTIQSIELSYVQTPKFERRFSTRRC, from the exons ATGTTTTTGGAATCTACTTGGACTTGGTTGGCAGAACGATGGGGCAATATGGCCGACTTGGCCGAGCGGGTGGACGATCTGATATGCAGTTTCGACTCGTCTGGTGACACGACGATGGATACACTGTCGATGTTAATATTCGGGTGGATGCTATTCGGTCTGATTGTTCTGTGTATcggtaaatatatttacaataactTTGTACTGAATGACAAATTAAGTACGACCTCGAGTGTTGGTGCTAGTGGTCATGTGGGTGGAACCTCGTCATCAGTACCATCAACCACCAGTGCTAAAGATGGACACCCGGGTTTTCATGGTATCGGTGAAAGTGTCGTATCTGCTGGCAACTTTGCCAGTAAACTTCTTACCCAAGAAAAACCAATTAAAGTGGCAATGGCTAAATCGGCAGCAGCATCTGCTGCTAATTTAACATCAAGTAGTGGTGCTAGTAGTGGGATCGGTGTAATTGGTATTGGTGGTGCGGGTGCTGGTGCTGGTGGTAGTTCTGGGGGTGGAGGTGGATATGTACCGCCGACACCGCCTACACGAAAACGTCTTACGAGAAAAACATCGGGCCCACTGATAAGCCCAGCAAGGAGCTCTCGTGCCCTTCATCTGCCGGCCGCGACCGGCGCTGACGCCGAGGCCGTCCGATGGGTCAACGAGCTTGTCATTTGGCTGCACTCTGACCTGGTGATACTCAATGAATTACTTGCTGTTTGGGTTACTTCACTCAACGAGTTCGTCGCCAGCTCCGTCGATGAG CATGGAGTTGGAGTCGAATTCGTACGAGTCCTTCCGGAAACTCAGTCTCCgagtttttcaaatattttttgcgaGTGCGATTCTAAGGATGACGTa acAATAACATGCGATTGTGAAGCAACACCCGCTTTGCAATTGAAAGCTTTCCGTCAAAAAGGAGATAAAGTTGAGGTCAGTCATTATCGCGTCAATGTTAACCGCTTCCGTGCGCGTCTTAATGTTGTTTGCATCACGGAAAAATTGCTGTTGGATTTAAAATGTGATGGATGGCCTGAG GTCAAGGTTTCATTGGCGGCTGTCGGCACGATAAAAAAGGATTTAGATGAGAGCCAGTTGCAGGAAGTTGTGACGGAAATAGTCGTCGGTGCTCTCAGAGGTACCAACGTACATTTGAATTTGTCAAAGTATCCAACTTGCCCGAGACTATGGCGGGAACCCCCGCCGCAAAGTGGATTCCCACTCCCGCTCCATTACGACAGTATG TCCCATTCAACTGGACCGACTGGACAGCAGAAGTATATTCCAGGCGAAAGACGTTTGTTAGTTAAAGTTGTAAAAGCGAGTGATTTAGGTGGCCAGCAAGGTTGTTTTGAGCCTTATTGCGTTGTAGAAGTAGATGATCCACCTCAGAAACACCAAacttctgttaaaaaaaatactgtcagTCCTATTTGGGACGAAGCCTTTCTATT tgaTGTCAgtcaaaatacttttgaagTATTGCTGGAGATTTATGACCACGCGAACAAAAGTAATAGATTTCTGGGCTTAGGTATTGTGGGTATTGaagaattgttaattaatccAAGTCAAAGACAAATAATTCCATTACAAGCGCGGCCTTATGAACAAGATGAAGTTACTGGAACTCTTACCGTTGAG TTTGTATTTATTGAGGGAGCAGAAGTGCCGCAAATAGGAAATAAACCATTTAAAGTTAAGGAAGCAATAAAACCACCGACTCCAACGCGCACATACAATCAAACGAATCTACTCAGCAATAATAGTCTTAATTATAACAATGGTAACAGCACTCTTATCTTGTACGACACTACTGCTACTCAGTCGACCGGGG aCTTCCTAACGAACGGTACGACTGGCGAGTCGCCGTACAGAACTGGCCAATCAAATGGCAATAAAGGTACTCTGATTGTACACAGCCAACAGAGG CCGCCAGAACGGCAAATCGTTAag GTGACACTTTCTGAGGACGGAAGCTGGCAAGAAATCTCACCAGAG cacgCCAATAGAGATATGAGCGCAACTTCCGGTCTCGAAAGTACTCCTAATTCATCAAATTCTGATAGTCTACGag AACGGGGTAGAACAAGAAGGAAACGTCGAGACTTTTTCGGTACAATTAAAAAACGTTTGAATAGATCTCGAAACAGAAGTCGATCAGCTGGTCCTGAAGGAGATACTAATCACGAAGACGCCCATTCAAGATCAATATCCGCTGATAGAGCGCGTGATCCCGGATCCG cTTTGCTATCTGTACCAGGAAAAGAAGAACACTCAAGACGATCGAGTCTCAGTGAAGCTTCTGCCATCAGCGGAACTTCTACGAGGACTTATGTCAATGAAGCTTCAACTTTAGTACTAGAAACTCTTGAGAATGgagttaaaaa acaCTACCTCGTACCATTGTCACTAGCACAAAAGAGTAAATGGAGAAAAAAAGGCactaaattacatatattcaaCGATCATACTTTCATTGCGAAACATATGCCAGG aGGTACTGTTTGCGAAGTATGCAAAAGAACATTAGCCCGAAGACTGGGCAAACAGGGTTACGAATGTAGAGACTGTTTAATGAAGTGCCATAAACATTGTCACGTTAAAGTCGAGTCATTGTGTTCTACATCAACGATACAGAGTATTGAATT ATCCTACGTCCAGACACCGAAATTCGAGCGAAGATTTTCAACTCGTCGATGTTAA